A window of the Cannabis sativa cultivar Pink pepper isolate KNU-18-1 chromosome X, ASM2916894v1, whole genome shotgun sequence genome harbors these coding sequences:
- the LOC115724898 gene encoding uncharacterized protein LOC115724898, whose product MMGMQPEQWLICPWNSGDHWLTIMIHANTQSVAYLDSTNDFIRTDIMKCIQNAVDMYRIEKNIRNKGPVKINQYTCRQLPDGIQCGYYVMKIIQSFMTVVNPASFLKNHFKLDAPYSNEEINAVRDELAEFVKPLIID is encoded by the exons ATGATGGGTATGCAACCTGAACAATGGTTGATATGTCCGTGGAATTCAGG TGATCACTGGTTGACAATTATGATTCATGCCAATACTCAAAGTGTTGCATATCTTGACTCGACGAATGACTTTATCCGAACTGATATTATGAAATGTATCCAAAa tGCTGTGGACATGTACAGGATCGAAAAAAATATACGAAACAAGGGTCCAGTAAAAATCAACCAATACACGTGTCGACAACTGCCGGATGGAATACAATGTGGTTATTATGTTATGAAGATTATTCAGAGTTTCATGACGGTTGTTAATCCTGcaagttttttgaaaaatcat ttcAAGTTAGACGCTCCCTATAGTAACGAGGAGATCAATGCCGTACGGGATGAGTTGGCCGAATTTGTGAAGCCATTGATTATAGATTAA